A window from Littorina saxatilis isolate snail1 linkage group LG9, US_GU_Lsax_2.0, whole genome shotgun sequence encodes these proteins:
- the LOC138977173 gene encoding uncharacterized protein: MTFHPDKCSVLTVSKKKKTSAHQYTLHGHALENVTSAKYLGVTVQADLKWDIHIDTIVKKANQTLGFLRRNLKIGAVHTKELAYKSLVRPLLEYACTAWDPSSQKNIAKIEAVQRRAARYVLHRHRNTSSVGEMLQTLQWPSLEQRRRTSRLCMLYKITNNLVKVNCDELQHLPSRSRRSSRTNTRAFNRIPSKTDTRLNSFLPRTIREWNELPEEVVSAATAAAFTSSASHHCQHL; this comes from the coding sequence ATGACCTTCCACCCCGACAAATGCAGTGTCCTCACAGTcagtaagaagaagaagacctccgCACACCAGTATACGCTGCACGGACACGCCCTCGAGAATGTCACCTCCGCGAAATACCTTGGAGTGACAGTGCAAGCAGATCTGAAGTGGGATATTCACATCGACACCATCGTGAAGAAGGCCAACCAGACCCTTGGATTCCTTCGCAGGAACCTCAAGATAGGAGCAGTCCACACCAAAGAACTGGCCTACAAGTCCCTAGTGCGACCTTTGCTGGAGTACGCATGCACAGCCTGGGACCCCTCCTCGCAGAAGAACATCGCCAAGATCGAAGCCGTACAGCGCAGGGCAGCACGCTACGTTCTCCACCGACATCGCAACACCTCAAGTGTCGGAGAGATGCTGCAGACCCTCCAGTGGCCCTCTCTTGAGCAACGCAGACGGACGTCCAGACTGTGTATGCTGTACAAGATTACCAATAATCTCGTCAAGGTCAACTGCGACGAGCTCCAACACCTTCCCAGCAGATCAAGAAGAAGCTCAAGAACAAACACCAGAGCCTTCAACAGGATCCCAAGCAAGACCGATACGAGACTGAACAGCTTCCTCCCCAGAACCATCAGGGAGTGGAATGAGCTACCAGAGGAGGTTGTCAGCGCGGCGACAGCAGCCGCCTTCACCTCCAGCGCATCCCACCACTGCCAGCACCTGTAA